The Streptomyces nigra genome includes the window TTCGGGGCGCGGTGGGCGGCGCGGGTGGTGTGCGTGAGCGAGGGCGAACGGCGCACCGGTGAGCGGCGTGGTGTCCGGGCGGTGTGGCGAGTGGTCCCCAACGGCGTGGACACCGCCAGGTTCCGGCCGGAGGGCTCGCGTGCGGACGTGGAAGGCGCACCGCTGGTGGTGTGCGTGGGCCGGCTGTGCCGTCAGAAGGGGCAGGACGTGCTCCTCGGGGCGTGGCCGGAGGTCGCGAGAAGTGTGCCTGGGGCCCGGCTGGTGCTGGTCGGTGACGGGCCGGACGGGGAGCGGCTGCGGCTCGCCGCGCCCGCGTCGGTGCGGTTCGCGGGGGCCGTGGCGGACGCCGCGCCCTGGTACCGGGCCGCCGATGTCGTGGTGCTGCCGTCGCGCTGGGAGGGCATGGCGCTGGCGCCGCTGGAGGCCATGGCGTGCGGGCGGCCGGTCGTGGTGACGGACGTGGACGGGGCCCGCGAGAGCCTGCCGCCCGAGTCCCGCGCGGCGTGCCTGGTGCCGCCGGACGACCCCGGTGCGCTGGGCCGGGCACTCACGGCGCTGCTGCTCGATGCGCCGCTGCGCTCGGAGCTCGGCGCGCGGGCCCGGGCGCACACGCTCGCCGCCCACGATCTGCGGCGCGCCACGGACGCCGTGACCGACGTGTACCGCGAACTGCTCGGTGGTCCCACCGCGCCGGTCGTCGGACCTTACGAGGGCAGGAAGTGCATCACCACATGACCGCGGAAAGCTTCGTCGCCTCGCCCGCGGGGCAGCACCGGGCGCCCGAGGGCGCCCTCTCCGTTCCGGCCCCCGGTGGGCTCCCGGGCGGGCACGGTCCGGCCGCCGGGCGCGGGCCGCGCCGCAGGCGGCCGGACGCGCGGCTGCCGCTGTGGCTCGCCGACGGCGGCGCGGTCCTCGTGGGGGCGCTGGCGCTGCCCGCCGCGCACCGGCATCCGCTGGTCCTGGCCCTGCTGGCGCTCGGGGTGTTCGCGCTGAACCGGCGGGCCTCGCTGTACGACGTCTCTCTCATGCCGGGGGCGCTGGACGACGTGCCGGCGGTCTGCGGCCGGATCGCCGTCGGCTGGGCGGTGGCGGCGGCGCTGTCGCCGCTGCGGTCGGTGCCGCCGTCGGTGCTGCTCACCGTGGTCGCCGCGCACTGTGCGGCGGCGTGCGCGGGCCGGGCGGTGGTGCTGGGGCTGCGGCGCCGCGCGCTGCGCCGGCGGCCCTGTCCGGCGCTGGTCGTCGGCCCGGTGGTGACGGCCCGGCAGGTGGCCGCCGCGCTGCTGCGCCGCCCCGAGTGCGGGGTGCGGCCGGTCGGGCTGGTCGCCGAAGGCCCGGACGCGCTCGATGAGATGGCCGACGAGACGGGGCTGCCGGTGTTCACGACGGCGCTGGAGGCGCGCCGGGCCGTGGGCCGCGACGGGGTCGGGGCGGTTCTGGTCGTGGGGGCCGCAACCCGCGTGGAGCGGGCGTCGGTGCTGCGAGGGCTGGCCGCGTCCGGCTGTGCGCTGTGGGAGCTGGACGCCGACCGGGGGCCGTACACGGTGGGTGGCCGGGCCGGGCATCTGGCCGGGTTCCCGCGCCGGCCGCTGCGGCGGGAGGACGGGCGGAAGCCCGGCGCGGGCCTGAAGCGGCTGCTGGACGTGGCGCTGTCCGGTGCGCTGCTGGTGCTGACCGGCCCTGTGCTGCTGGGGTGCGCGCTGGCGCTGCGGTTCATGGACGGGCCCGGTGTCGTCTTCCGGCAGGAGCGGATCGGGCGGGACGGGCGGCCGTTCACGATGCTGAAGCTGCGCACGCACCGGCCCGCCAGCGAGCACGAGGCGGCGACCCGCTGGAGCGTGGCGAACCAGCAGGACATGAGCCGGTTCTGCCACTTCCTGCGGCGTACCTCGCTGGACGAGCTGCTCCAGTTGTGGAACGTCTTCCGCGGAGACATGAGCCTGGTCGGTCCGCGGCCCGAACGGCCTTACTTCGTGGCGCAGTTCAGCCAGGCGCACCCCGGCTATCCGGAGCGGCACCGGATGCGCACCGGGATCACCGGGCTGGCGCAGATCAACGGGCTGCGCGGCGACACCTCGATCGAGGACCGGGCCCGCTACGACAACGCCTACATCGACGACTGGTCGCTGTGGCAGGACGTCTGCGTCCTGCTGCGCACGGCGGCCCAGTTCGTCCGGCCGACGGGGAGCTGAGGCACCGATGACCACGTCCCCCGCCGTCCTGACCCGGACCACCCCCGCGCGGCCGGTGCCGCCCCGGCTGCGCCCGGTCCTGCCCCTGCTGCCCGTGCTGCCGGTGGTGGCGATCGTCGTGCTGCTCGGTCTGCCGGTCCGGGCGGGCGGTTCCGTCACGCCCGCGGACGCGGCGTCGGCGCTGGCCGTGCTGTGCGCGCTCGGACAGGCGGTGCTGCGCGGGCGGCGGCTGCCCCGGACGGCCGTGCTGGTGCTCGGACTGCCCGTGGTGGGGATCGCGCTGGCCTCGACGGGCGCGGCGACCCCGGGGGACGCGCTGACCGGACTGGCCCGGCACCTCCAGGTGTTCGTGCTGATCCCGGTCGCGGTGACGCTGCTGGTACGGGACCGGCGCGGGGCGCGGCTGGTGCTGTGGTCGCTGGTCGGCCTGGCGCTGTGGCAGGGCGGGATCGGCGTCAAGCAGTACCTGACCGGGACGGGGGCGTCGTACCAGGGGGCGTTCGTCCGGGCGGTGGGGACGTTCGGGCCTTCCGACGTGATGGGGATGGCGAACGTCGTGGCGCTCGGCATCGTGGCGGCGACCGGTCTCGCGCTCGGCACCCGGTCGGCGCGGCAGCGGCTGGTGGCGGTCGGGTGCGCGGCGGTGCTGCTGGTGCCGCTCGCGGTGTCGTTCAGCCGGGGCGCCTGGATCGCGACGGCGGTGACCTGCGGGATGGTGCTGCTGCTGGCGGGGGTGCGTCGGGCGGCCGGGGTGTTCGCCGCGGTGGTGGCGGCGGCCGTGGTGCTGGTGGGCGGGTTCGGGGTGGGCGCGGCGCAGCTGGAGGAGCGGCTGACCAGCATCACGCGGGTCACGGACGCGCCGGACCAGTCGGTCGTCGACCGGTACACGATGTGGGCGGCCGCGGCGGACATGTGGAGCGCGGATCCGCTGACCGGTGTGGGTCTGAAGGGCTTTCCGGCGCACCGCGACGGGCACGCCTCGCTGGCGCTGTCGTCGGGCAGCGACACCGAGGGCGCCGGGCAGGCGTTCGTACGGCAGCCGCTGCTGTCGCCGCACAACATGTACCTCCTGCTGCTCAGCGAGCAGGGGCTGGTGGGCGTGGTCACGGTGGCGGGCGGCTGGCTGGCGCTGCTGGTGTGCGCGCTGCGCCGGCTGCGGCGCGGCGCCGGGCCCGTCCGGGACTGCGCGCTGGCGGCCTGCGGGCTGCTGATGTGGCAGCTCGTCAACTTCCTGTACGCCGACATCGGCGGGCCCTCGACCGTGCTGACGGCGGTCTGCCTCGGGCTGGCCGCGTGGTGGGCGCTGTCCGGGGACGCGGCCCGGGAAGCGGGGGCCCGGTGAGGTCGGGCGCGACGGAGCAGGCGGACACGGCGGCCGGGAGCGGCCCGCGTCCCGCTGTTCCCGCCCCGGCCGGGGCGCCCCGCTCCCCCGGTGCCGTCTCGGGCCGCTTCCTCGCGCGGGCGACGCTGCTGTCGGCCGCCCTGTCGATGGCCGCCGCGGTGCTCGGCCTGGGCCGGGACCAGGCGCTCGCCCATCTGTTCGGCGCGGGCGCGGAGACCGACGCGTTCCTGGTGGCCTGGACGGTGCCGGAGATGGCGTCGACGCTGCTGATCGAGGACGGCATGGCGTTCGTGCTGGTGCCGGCGTTCAGCCTGGCGCTGGCGCGGCGGGGGCGCGGGACGCCGGGGCCCGACCCGGTGCGCGCCCTGGTGGCCGCCTCGCTGCCGCGGCTGTGTCTGGCGCTCGCCGGGGCGGCCGCGCTGCTCGTGCTCGGGGCGCCGCTGCTGGTCGCGTTCCTCGCGCCGGGGCTGTCCGACCCGTCCCTGGCGGTGGCCTGCACCCGGCTGACGGCGACCTGTGTGCTGAGCTTCGGGCTGGCCGGGTACTGCAGCGCGGCGCTGCGCGCGCACCGCAGCTATCTGGCGCCGGGCGCCATCTACATCGCGTACAACGCGGTCATCATCGCGACGATGGTCGTGCTCGCCGCGCGCTGGGGGGTACGGGCGGCGGCGCTCGGGGTCGCGCTCGGCGGCTGCGCCATGGCGCTCGCGCAGGCGCCCTCGCTGTGGCGGCGCCTGGCGCGGCGGCCCGGCGGGAGCGGTGTCCCGCAGGCGGCGGGTGCGGGCCGGGACGGCGGGCCCGGCGTCACGCGGGCGGCGGGTGCCGACCGGGACGGCGGGCGGGCGTTCACGGTGGGGCTGGTCTGCGCGGTGCTGCTGTTCGCGGTGGGCCGGCAGTCGCAGGTCCTCATCGAGCGGTACTTCGCGTCCGGACTGCCGGCCGGGGCCATCTCGCACCTCAACTACGCGCAGAAGGTGGCCCAGTTGCCGATGTCGCTCGCGATGATGGTGTGCGTCGTGACCTTCCCGGTGGTGGCGCGGGCGATCGCCGAGGGCGACGTCCGGCGGGCCCGGGACCGGGTCGAGCGGGACCTGGCGCTGATGGCCTGCCTGGTGCTGCTCGGCACGAGCGTGGTGGTGGCCTGCGCGCCGGGGATCGTGCAACTGCTCTTCCAGCGGGGCGCGTTCACCGCCGGGGACACCGCCGCGACCGCCGCCGTGATGCGGGTGTACGCGCTCGGGCTGCTCGGGCACACCCTGGTGGGCGCGCTCGTGCGGTCGTACTTCTCGACGGGCCGCGCCAGTTGGTACCCGCCGGCCGTCATGGGCATCGGCGTGGTCGCCACCATCGGGCTGAGCGCCTGGGCCGTGGGGCCCTGGGGGGCGCGCGGGATCGCCGGCGCCAACGCGGCCGGCATCACCCTGACCGCGCTGCTCCTGCTGCTCGGCCTCGGCCCGCAGTCCGTGCCCGTGCGGATCCCCCGGGTCGCCGGCGCGCTGGCCCGCCCGGTGGCCGCCGCCGTGGGCGCCACCGCGGCCGGGCTGGCCGGCGCCGGTCTGGCCGACGGGCCCGCGGCGTCCACCGCCGCCGGCTGCGCCTGCGCGAGCGTCGTGTTCCTGGCGCTGGCGTGGCTCCTGAACGCGGCGGGCGTCCGGTCCCTGCCGTTTCCCGTTCCGCATTCCGTCCGCAGCCCCCTCACACGAAAGCTCCGCCATGGTCGCTGACATCTCCGCCGCGCCCCGCGTGGCCGAACCCGTGCCCCAGACCGCCGTCGAGGGCCGCCGCAGGCGGGACTCCGCCGCCTGGGTGGCCATGTACCACTCGGTCTCCACCTGCCCCGACGACCCGTACGACGTGACCGTGACCCCGGCCCGGCTGGAGCGGCAGCTCGGCTGGCTGGCCGGGCGCGGGCTGCGCGGGGTGAGCGTGCGCGAGCTGCTCGAGGCCCGGGACCGGGGCACCGAACGCGGCCTGGTCGGGCTGACGTTCGACGACGGCTACACCGACTTCGTCACCGAGGCGGTGCCCGTGCTGCGCCGCCACGGCTTCACGGCGACGGTGTTCGTGCTGCCCGGGCTGCTCGGCGGCGCGAACGTGTGGGAGCGGACCGGCCCCCGTAAACCGCTGCTGGACGAGGACGGGGTGCGGCGGGCCGCCGCGGCCGGGATGGAGGTCGCCTCGCACGGGATGACGCACCTCGATCTGACCCAGGCCCCGGACGACGTGCTCCGGCATGAGGTGGCCGGGAGCCGGCACGTCCTCGCCGACCTGCTCGGCGAGGACGTCGCCGGGTTCTGCTACCCGTACGGTCACCACGACGAGCGGGCCGTCGACGCCGTGCGCATGGCCGGGTACCGCTACGCCTGCGCGATCGCGCCCTCCCCGCTGGGCCGTGGCGACCTGGTGCTCCCCCGTATCCACATGGGGCAGGCGGACGGCTCGCTCCGGCTGGAGCTGAAGCGACGGCTGGCCCGCGTCTACGGCCGGGCGCTGGAGGCGGCGTGAGGGTCCTGCACGTCATCACCGGCCTCGGCGTCGGCGGCGCGGAACAGCAGCTGCGGCTGCTGCTGCGGCACCTCCCGGCGCGCTGCGACGTGGTGACCCTGACCAACCCCGGTCCGGTGGCCGCCGGTCTGGCCGCCGACGGGGTGCGGGTCGCCCATCTGGGGATGGGCGGCAACCGGGACCTGGAGGCCCTGCCGCGGCTGACCCGGCTGATCCGGGGCGGCGGCTACGACCTGGTGCACACGCATCTGTACCGGGCCTGTCTGTACGGGCGGCTCGCCGCGCGGCTCGCCGGGGTGCGGGCCGTCGTGGCCACCGAGCACTCGATCGGCGCGACCCGTCTGGAGGGGCGCCCGCACAGCGCCGGGGTGCGGGCGCTGTATCTGGCGGGCGAGCGGCTCGGGCAGGTGACGGTCGCCGTCTCCCCGACGGTGGCCCACCGGCTGCGGCGCTGGGGGGTGCCGGGGCAGCGCATCCGGGTCATCCCGAACGGCATCGACGCGCCCCGGTTCCGCTACGACGAGGTGCGCCGCAAGGAGGCGCGGGCCTACTACGGGCTGCCCGAGGACGCCTACGTCGTCGGCGGTGTGGGGCGCCTGGCGCCCGGCAAGCGGTTCGGTCTGCTCGTGGCCGCGCTGGCCCAGCTCCCGGACGACGTACGGCTGTTGCTGGTCGGTGGCGGGCCCGAGGAGGCGGCGCTGCGCCGGGCCGCCCGCGAACTGGGCGTGGAGGACCGGCTGGTGCTCACCGGTGAGCGGCCCTGTCTGCCCGATCCGTACGACGGGGCGCCCGATCTGCCCGGTCTGCTCTGCGCGATGGACGTGCTCGCCTCACCGTCGCCCGAGGAGTCCTTCGGGCTGGCGGTGCTGGAGGCGCTGGCGGCTGGGCTGCCCGTGCTGTACGCGAGCTGCCCGGCCGTCGAGGACCTGCCGGCGCGGGCGGTGCCCGGCGCTCGGCGGGTCACCGGCGGGGCCGGGGAGTACGCGCGGGAACTGCTGCGGCTGCGGGCGGCCGGGCCGGGCGAGCGGTGCGCCCCGGACGTCGTGCGGCACTACGACATCGCGCGCACCGCGCGGCAGCTGATGGACCTGTACACGGCCGCTTCGGCCGGCTCGAACCTGGAAGCGAGTTCCTCATGACAGACAACCCCGCCGAGCGCGCTCCGCTGTGGGACCGGGCCCGGACCCGGCTCGGACGGCTGCCCGTGTGGGCGCTGGTGCCCGCCGCCGCACTGACCGGTGCCCTGGCCGGCGGCGCGTACGGGCTGGTGAAGCCCGCGCAGTACACGGCGACCAGTTCCGTCGTCGCCGTGCCGAACGGCACGACCGAGGCCGACTGCACCGACGCGCTCGGGTTCGCCCAGGCGTACGGCCGGGTCGCCACGCAGCTCGCGGTGCTCGGGGACGCCCAGATGTGGGCGGGCGTCCCGGTGTCGACGCTGCGGGACAGCGTGGAGGTGGCCACCTCGCCGGACGCGCCGATGGTCGCGGTGTCGGCGACGGCGGCCAGCCCCGGACAGGCCGTCGACATCGCGAACGCGGTGACCCGCGCGCTCGTCAACGAGGCCGGCTACGCCAAGGAGCGCACCGGTATCCGCCTGGAGAACCTCTCCCGTGCGCTGCGGCCGAGCGAGCCGTCGTCGGCGTCGCCGGGGCTGACCGCGCTGGTGGGCGCGAGCGCCGGCGGGCTGCTCGGGGGGCTCGCGCTGCTGGCCCGGCCGCGCCGGCGGCCCGGTGGGCCGGGCGAGGACGACGACCTGGGACGGGCCTCCGTTCCCGGGCCCGCCGGTGCCGCCGACGCCCAGGAGACCCGCGGATGACCGCGTCCGCCCGAAGGCTCACGGTGGAGGTGTGCACCGACGAGCACACCTTCGCGGGGCTGGCCGAGCCGTGGGGGCGCCTGCACCGGGCGTGCCCGTCGGCGACGGCGTTCCAGAGCCACGCCTGGCTGCACTCCTGGTGGCTGTCGTACGGCACACCGGGCCGGCTCCGCCTGGTCCTGGTGCGCCGAGGCGGTGAACTGGTGGCGGCGGCGCCGCTGATGCGGGTGCACGGCCCGCTGCCCGCGCTGGTGCCGCTCGGCGGTGCCATCACCGACTTCTGCGATGTGCTGGTCGACGAGTCGGCGGGGGTGCCGGCCGCGGCGGCGCTCGCGGACGCCCTGGCCGACCTGGCCCGCACCGCGCTGGTCGACTTCCGCGAGGTGCGGCCGGGCGGTGCGATGGAGCGGGTGTTCCTGTGCTGGCGCGGTCCGCGGCGGCGGCTGCGGGACTCGCTCTGCCTGGAACTGCCCGCGCTGCCCCTGGAGGACCTGGTCGGGCGGCTGCCGACGGGCCGGGCCCGGCGGATCCGCAGCAAGGTCAACCAGCTGTCCCGGCTGGGCGTGCAGTGGCGGGTCGTGCCGCACGAGGAGACGGAGGCCGCGCTGCGCCGGCTCCTGGAACTGCACCGGCTGCAGTGGCAGGGCCGGCAGGTGTCACCCGAGCATCTGCGGCCGCGGTTCATGGAGCACCTGGTGCGCGCGGCGGTCCCGCTGGCCCGCTCCGGGGAGGCGGCGACGACGGAGTTCGTGCTGGACGGCTCGGTGGTGGCGGTCAACATCTCGCTGCTGTCGGGCGCGCTGGCCGGCATGTACCTGTACGGCTTCGACCCGGAGCTGCGGCAGCGCCGGGTGGACGTGGCGACGATGCTGCTGCACGGCGCG containing:
- a CDS encoding glycosyltransferase, which codes for MRVVPHILHVAQPVEGGVARVVTDLVAAQLRSGLRVTVAAPPGGTLTDSLTSLGCAVRPWDTTRAPGARLPGEVRRLARLVREVRPDLVHAHSAKAGLAARLAVRGALPTVFQPHAWSFEAAGPVVNRAALGWERFGARWAARVVCVSEGERRTGERRGVRAVWRVVPNGVDTARFRPEGSRADVEGAPLVVCVGRLCRQKGQDVLLGAWPEVARSVPGARLVLVGDGPDGERLRLAAPASVRFAGAVADAAPWYRAADVVVLPSRWEGMALAPLEAMACGRPVVVTDVDGARESLPPESRAACLVPPDDPGALGRALTALLLDAPLRSELGARARAHTLAAHDLRRATDAVTDVYRELLGGPTAPVVGPYEGRKCITT
- a CDS encoding exopolysaccharide biosynthesis polyprenyl glycosylphosphotransferase, whose amino-acid sequence is MTAESFVASPAGQHRAPEGALSVPAPGGLPGGHGPAAGRGPRRRRPDARLPLWLADGGAVLVGALALPAAHRHPLVLALLALGVFALNRRASLYDVSLMPGALDDVPAVCGRIAVGWAVAAALSPLRSVPPSVLLTVVAAHCAAACAGRAVVLGLRRRALRRRPCPALVVGPVVTARQVAAALLRRPECGVRPVGLVAEGPDALDEMADETGLPVFTTALEARRAVGRDGVGAVLVVGAATRVERASVLRGLAASGCALWELDADRGPYTVGGRAGHLAGFPRRPLRREDGRKPGAGLKRLLDVALSGALLVLTGPVLLGCALALRFMDGPGVVFRQERIGRDGRPFTMLKLRTHRPASEHEAATRWSVANQQDMSRFCHFLRRTSLDELLQLWNVFRGDMSLVGPRPERPYFVAQFSQAHPGYPERHRMRTGITGLAQINGLRGDTSIEDRARYDNAYIDDWSLWQDVCVLLRTAAQFVRPTGS
- a CDS encoding O-antigen ligase family protein, coding for MTTSPAVLTRTTPARPVPPRLRPVLPLLPVLPVVAIVVLLGLPVRAGGSVTPADAASALAVLCALGQAVLRGRRLPRTAVLVLGLPVVGIALASTGAATPGDALTGLARHLQVFVLIPVAVTLLVRDRRGARLVLWSLVGLALWQGGIGVKQYLTGTGASYQGAFVRAVGTFGPSDVMGMANVVALGIVAATGLALGTRSARQRLVAVGCAAVLLVPLAVSFSRGAWIATAVTCGMVLLLAGVRRAAGVFAAVVAAAVVLVGGFGVGAAQLEERLTSITRVTDAPDQSVVDRYTMWAAAADMWSADPLTGVGLKGFPAHRDGHASLALSSGSDTEGAGQAFVRQPLLSPHNMYLLLLSEQGLVGVVTVAGGWLALLVCALRRLRRGAGPVRDCALAACGLLMWQLVNFLYADIGGPSTVLTAVCLGLAAWWALSGDAAREAGAR
- a CDS encoding lipid II flippase MurJ, which translates into the protein MRSGATEQADTAAGSGPRPAVPAPAGAPRSPGAVSGRFLARATLLSAALSMAAAVLGLGRDQALAHLFGAGAETDAFLVAWTVPEMASTLLIEDGMAFVLVPAFSLALARRGRGTPGPDPVRALVAASLPRLCLALAGAAALLVLGAPLLVAFLAPGLSDPSLAVACTRLTATCVLSFGLAGYCSAALRAHRSYLAPGAIYIAYNAVIIATMVVLAARWGVRAAALGVALGGCAMALAQAPSLWRRLARRPGGSGVPQAAGAGRDGGPGVTRAAGADRDGGRAFTVGLVCAVLLFAVGRQSQVLIERYFASGLPAGAISHLNYAQKVAQLPMSLAMMVCVVTFPVVARAIAEGDVRRARDRVERDLALMACLVLLGTSVVVACAPGIVQLLFQRGAFTAGDTAATAAVMRVYALGLLGHTLVGALVRSYFSTGRASWYPPAVMGIGVVATIGLSAWAVGPWGARGIAGANAAGITLTALLLLLGLGPQSVPVRIPRVAGALARPVAAAVGATAAGLAGAGLADGPAASTAAGCACASVVFLALAWLLNAAGVRSLPFPVPHSVRSPLTRKLRHGR
- a CDS encoding polysaccharide deacetylase family protein, with the protein product MVADISAAPRVAEPVPQTAVEGRRRRDSAAWVAMYHSVSTCPDDPYDVTVTPARLERQLGWLAGRGLRGVSVRELLEARDRGTERGLVGLTFDDGYTDFVTEAVPVLRRHGFTATVFVLPGLLGGANVWERTGPRKPLLDEDGVRRAAAAGMEVASHGMTHLDLTQAPDDVLRHEVAGSRHVLADLLGEDVAGFCYPYGHHDERAVDAVRMAGYRYACAIAPSPLGRGDLVLPRIHMGQADGSLRLELKRRLARVYGRALEAA
- a CDS encoding glycosyltransferase, translated to MRVLHVITGLGVGGAEQQLRLLLRHLPARCDVVTLTNPGPVAAGLAADGVRVAHLGMGGNRDLEALPRLTRLIRGGGYDLVHTHLYRACLYGRLAARLAGVRAVVATEHSIGATRLEGRPHSAGVRALYLAGERLGQVTVAVSPTVAHRLRRWGVPGQRIRVIPNGIDAPRFRYDEVRRKEARAYYGLPEDAYVVGGVGRLAPGKRFGLLVAALAQLPDDVRLLLVGGGPEEAALRRAARELGVEDRLVLTGERPCLPDPYDGAPDLPGLLCAMDVLASPSPEESFGLAVLEALAAGLPVLYASCPAVEDLPARAVPGARRVTGGAGEYARELLRLRAAGPGERCAPDVVRHYDIARTARQLMDLYTAASAGSNLEASSS
- a CDS encoding lipopolysaccharide biosynthesis protein translates to MTDNPAERAPLWDRARTRLGRLPVWALVPAAALTGALAGGAYGLVKPAQYTATSSVVAVPNGTTEADCTDALGFAQAYGRVATQLAVLGDAQMWAGVPVSTLRDSVEVATSPDAPMVAVSATAASPGQAVDIANAVTRALVNEAGYAKERTGIRLENLSRALRPSEPSSASPGLTALVGASAGGLLGGLALLARPRRRPGGPGEDDDLGRASVPGPAGAADAQETRG
- a CDS encoding GNAT family N-acetyltransferase gives rise to the protein MTASARRLTVEVCTDEHTFAGLAEPWGRLHRACPSATAFQSHAWLHSWWLSYGTPGRLRLVLVRRGGELVAAAPLMRVHGPLPALVPLGGAITDFCDVLVDESAGVPAAAALADALADLARTALVDFREVRPGGAMERVFLCWRGPRRRLRDSLCLELPALPLEDLVGRLPTGRARRIRSKVNQLSRLGVQWRVVPHEETEAALRRLLELHRLQWQGRQVSPEHLRPRFMEHLVRAAVPLARSGEAATTEFVLDGSVVAVNISLLSGALAGMYLYGFDPELRQRRVDVATMLLHGATGHLGSGGLRTLSLLRGAEPYKYRWLPTTVVNQRYLLARNRTAPLLGAALAEAAARRRAKEMLRREAEPAAQR